In Bos mutus isolate GX-2022 chromosome 10, NWIPB_WYAK_1.1, whole genome shotgun sequence, a single window of DNA contains:
- the SYNE2 gene encoding nesprin-2 isoform X10 — MSNLRTWLARIESELSKPVVYDVCDDQEIQKRLAEQQDLQRDIEQHSAGVESVFNICDVLLHDSDACANETECDSIQQTTRSLDRRWRNICAMSMERRMKIEETWRLWQKFLDDYSRFEDWLKAAERTAACPNSSEVLYTVAKEELKRFEAFQRQIHERLTQLELINKQYRRLARENRTDTASKLKQMVHEGNQRWDNLQKRVTAILRRLRHFTNQREEFEGTRESILVWLTEMDLQLTNVEHFSESDADDKMRQLNGFQQEITLNTNKIDQLIVFGEQLIQKSEPLDAVLIEDELEELHRYCQEVFGRVSRFHRRLTSHAPGLEDEKEASENETDVEDPREIQDDSWRKRGASEEPSSPQSLCQLVPPVLGPERSGCETPVSVDSIPLEWDHTGDVGGSSSHEEDEEGPYYSALSDIEILENPEAYLKMTTKTLKASSGKSISEGPSWHVPDSPSCPKRRYKQMGGDRNVQPIPSDSSTPYKPAYVKLLLSPGTEGGKEDPGVLTGSAQQEDEDLAALTGQQSGAFDRWELIQAQELHNKLRKKQNLQKLNSDISNITPWLEKTGAELETLKLAEPPSDMQEMERQVKKLKEILKAFDTYKALVVSVNVNSKEFLQSESAESKELQDRVGQLTLRWNTALGAVESWREGLRRSLMQCQDFHQLSQSLLLWLASAESRRQKAHVTDPEADPQALLACREELVQLEKELVERQPQVNSLQEISSTLLIKGHGEDYIEAEEKVHVIEKKLKQLLEQVSQDLVSLQRSQNPDSPLPSVDEVDHGEPLAASAPAPQAKQFEAEKTTKEKNKTASRVPGPAAPESSKPQRSFLSRVFRAALPLQLLLLLLLFLACLLPSSEEDYSCTQANNFARSFYPMLRYTNGPPPT, encoded by the exons ATGAGCAACCTTCGCACCTGGTTGGCTCGGATCGAGTCTGAGCTTTCTAAGCCCGTGGTTTATGATGTCTGTGACGATCAAGAGATCCAGAAGAGGCTTGCTGAGCAGCAG GACCTGCAGCGAGACATTGAGCAGCACAGCGCAGGGGTGGAATCTGTGTTTAACATCTGTGATGTCCTCCTGCACGACTCGGATGCCTGCGCCAACGAGACCGAGTGCGACTCCATCCAGCAGACCACCAGGAGCCTGGACAGACGCTGGAGGAACATCTGTGCCATGTCCATGGAGCGGCGGATGAA AATTGAGGAGACGTGGAGGCTGTGGCAGAAGTTTCTAGATGATTACTCCCGCTTTGAGGACTGGCTCAAGGCTGCCGAGAGGACAGCGGCCTGTCCGAATTCCTCCGAGGTGTTGTACACAGTTGCCAAAGAGGAGCTGAAGAGGTTTGAG GCCTTCCAGCGGCAGATCCACGAGAGGCTGACGCAGCTGGAGCTCATCAACAAGCAGTACCGGCGGCTGGCCCGCGAGAACCGCACCGACACGGCCAGCAAACTGAAGCAGATGGTGCATGAGGGCAACCAGCGATGGGACAACCTCCAGAAGCGGGTCACGGCCATCCTGCGGAGACTCAGA CATTTCACCAACCAAAGGGAGGAATTTGAGGGGACCAGGGAGAGCATCCTGGTGTGGCTCACGGAGATGGACCTACAGCTGACCAACGTGGAGCACTTCTCAGAGAGCGATGCTGACGACAAGATGCGCCAGCTGAAC GGTTTCCAGCAGGAGATTACATTAAATACCAACAAGATTGATCAGCTCATTGTTTTTGGGGAGCAGCTCATTCAGAAGAGCGAGCCCCTGGACGCCGTGCTGATTGAGGACGAGCTGGAGGAGCTGCACCGCTACTGCCAGGAAGTGTTCGGCAGGGTCTCCCGGTTCCACCGGAGGCTCACCTCCCACGCGCCG GGCTTGGAAGATGAAAAGGAGGCCTCTGAGAACGAGACAGACGTGGAAGACCCCAGAGAGATCCAAGACGACTCTTGGCGTAAAAGGGGAGCAAGTGAGGAGCCCTCATCCCCGCAGTCCCTTTGTCAACTGGTGCCCCCAGTGCTGGGGCCCGAGCGCTCTGGCTGCGAGACCCCTGTCAGCGTGGACTCCATCCCACTGGAGTGGGACCACACAGGCGATGTGGGGGGCTCCTCCTCTCACGAGGAAGACGAGGAGGGCCCCTACTACAGTGCACTGTCAG atatagAAATCCTTGAAAATCCTGAGGCATATCTTAAAATGACCACAAAAACTTTGAAAGCGTCTTCTG GCAAATCCATTTCTGAAGGCCCCTCGTGGCATGTTCCTGACAGCCCTTCCTGTCCCAAGCGTCGCTACAAACAAATGGGAGGTGACAGGAATGTTCAACCCATCCCCTCTGATTCCAGCACCCCTTATAAACCAGCCTAT GTAAAACTGCTGTTGTCTCCAGGGACTGAAGGTGGCAAGGAAGATCCAGGGGTTCTGACTGGCAGTGCACAGCAGGAAGATGAAGACCTGGCCGCCCTCACTGGTCAGCAGTCAG GTGCCTTTGACAGATGGGAACTGATCCAAGCACAAGAACTTCACAATaagctcagaaaaaaacaaaacctgcagAAGCTGAACTCTGATATCAGCAACATCACCCCTTGGCTGGAAAAAACTGGAGCAGAGCTGGAGACGTTAAAGCTGGCAGAACCTCCCTCTGATATGCAGGAAATGGAACGCcaagtgaagaagctgaag GAGATACTGAAAGCCTTTGACACCTACAAGGCCTTAGTGGTCTCCGTCAACGTGAACAGCAAAGAATTTCTGCAGAGCGAGAGCGCCGAGTCCAAAGAACTCCAAGATAGAGTCGGCCAGCTGACCCTGCGCTGGAACACGGCCCTGGGCGCGGTGGAGAGCTGGAGAGAGGGTTTGCGGCGGTCGCTCATGCAGTGCCAG GACTTTCACCAGCTGAGTCAAAGTCTGCTGCTGTGGTTAGCGAGTGCTGAGAGCCGGCGGCAGAAGGCTCATGTCACCGACCCGGAGGCAGACCCCCAGGCTCTCCTGGCGTGTCGGGAAGAACTCGTG CAACTGGAAAAGGAGCTAGTGGAACGTCAACCTCAAGTAAATTCCTTGCAAGAGATTTCCAGCACCCTGCTTATCAAGGGGCATGGAGAAGACTACATTGAGGCTGAAGAGAAGGTCCATGTTATTGAGAAGAAACTCAAACAGTTACTTGAGCAAGTGTCCCAAGACTTAGTGTCCTTGCAGCGAAGCCAG AACCCAGACTCACCTCTGCCCAGCGTGGACGAGGTAGACCACGGAGAGCCTCTAGCCGCGTCTGCGCCAGCTCCCCAAGCCAAG CAGTTCGAAGCAGAGAAAACTACAAAAGAGAAGAACAAGACCGCCAGCAG GGTGCCTGGTCCCGCTGCCCCTGAGAGCTCCAAGCCCCAGCGCTCCTTCCTTTCTCGGGTGTTCAGGGCAGCGCTGCCCCtccagctgctcctgctgctgctgctgttcctggCCTGCCTGCTGCCCTCCTCCGAAGAGGACTACAGCTGCACTCAGGCTAACAACTTTGCCAGGTCCTTCTACCCCATGCTGCGGTACACCAACGGGCCACCCCCGACATAG